The following are encoded in a window of Bradyrhizobium sp. WBOS07 genomic DNA:
- the parC gene encoding DNA topoisomerase IV subunit A: MGKRIVPPEEPAEIHEVPLREALEERYLAYALSTIMHRALPDARDGLKPVHRRILYGMRLLRLDPGTAFKKSAKIVGDVMGSFHPHGDQAIYDAMVRLAQDFSSRYPLVDGQGNFGNIDGDNPAAYRYTEARMTDVARLLLEGIDEDGVEFRANYDGQSKEPVVLPGGFPNLLANGAQGIAVGMATSIPPHNAAELCDAALHLIEKPDAKSKALLKWVKGPDFPTGGIIVDSKQAIAEAYTTGRGSFRVRARWSQEEGARGTWVVVVTEIPFLVQKSRLIEKVAELLDQKKLPLVGDIRDESAEDVRIVIEPKSKNVDPALMMESLFRLTELENKIPLNLNVLIKGKVPRVVGLAEALREWLDHLRDVLIRRSNYRKAQIEHRLEVLGGFLIAYLNIDKVIKIIRTEDEPKPALMKAFKLTEVQAEAILNMRLRSLRKLEEMEIRTEDKNLRAELKGINAVLASEAEQWKKVGEQVGKVRDMFGPKTPLGKRRTTFADAPEHDLAAIEEAFVEREPVTVVVSDKGWIRTMKGHVEDLSGLAFKQDDKLGFAFFAETTSKLLLLATNGKFYTLDVAKLPGGRGHGEPIRLFIDLKQEAAPVALFVNKGGRKFLVASHEGQGFVVNEDDCVGTTKKGKQVLNVDMPNEARAITEVVGDTVAVIGENRKMLIFPLDQVPEMARGRGVRLQKYKDGGLSDVTVFEAKAGLTWKDSAGREFSATMKELAEWQGTRADAGRLPPKGFPKSNKFGKVIG; encoded by the coding sequence ATGGGAAAACGAATCGTTCCGCCGGAAGAACCGGCCGAAATTCACGAGGTGCCGCTGCGTGAAGCGCTGGAAGAGCGCTATCTCGCCTATGCGCTCTCCACCATCATGCACCGCGCGCTGCCGGACGCGCGCGACGGCCTGAAGCCGGTCCATCGCCGCATCCTCTACGGCATGCGCCTGCTCAGGCTCGACCCCGGCACCGCCTTCAAGAAATCCGCCAAGATCGTCGGCGACGTGATGGGCTCGTTCCATCCGCACGGCGACCAAGCGATCTACGACGCCATGGTGCGCCTCGCGCAGGATTTCTCCTCGCGCTACCCGCTGGTCGACGGCCAGGGCAATTTCGGCAACATCGACGGCGATAATCCGGCCGCCTACCGCTACACCGAAGCGCGCATGACCGACGTCGCGCGGCTTCTGCTCGAGGGCATCGACGAGGACGGCGTCGAATTCCGCGCCAATTACGACGGCCAGTCGAAGGAGCCGGTCGTGCTGCCCGGCGGCTTCCCGAACCTGCTCGCCAACGGCGCGCAGGGCATCGCGGTCGGCATGGCGACCTCGATCCCGCCGCACAACGCCGCCGAGCTCTGCGACGCCGCACTGCACCTGATCGAGAAGCCCGACGCGAAGTCCAAGGCGCTTTTGAAGTGGGTGAAGGGCCCGGACTTCCCGACCGGCGGCATCATCGTCGATTCCAAGCAGGCGATCGCGGAGGCTTATACGACGGGGCGCGGCTCGTTCCGCGTTCGTGCACGCTGGTCGCAGGAGGAGGGCGCGCGCGGCACCTGGGTCGTCGTCGTCACCGAGATTCCCTTCCTGGTGCAGAAGTCGCGGCTGATCGAGAAGGTGGCCGAGCTGCTCGACCAGAAGAAGCTGCCGCTGGTCGGCGACATCAGGGACGAATCGGCCGAAGACGTCCGCATCGTGATCGAGCCGAAGTCGAAGAACGTCGATCCCGCGCTGATGATGGAATCGCTGTTCCGGCTGACCGAGCTCGAAAACAAGATTCCGCTGAACCTCAACGTGCTGATCAAGGGCAAGGTGCCCAGGGTCGTGGGCCTTGCCGAGGCCTTGCGCGAATGGCTCGACCATCTGCGCGACGTCCTGATCCGCCGCAGCAACTACCGCAAGGCGCAGATCGAGCACCGGCTGGAAGTCCTCGGCGGCTTCCTGATCGCCTATCTGAACATCGACAAGGTGATCAAGATCATCCGCACCGAGGACGAGCCGAAGCCGGCGCTGATGAAGGCGTTCAAGCTCACCGAGGTGCAGGCCGAAGCCATCCTCAACATGCGCCTGCGCTCCTTGCGCAAGCTTGAGGAGATGGAGATCCGCACCGAGGACAAGAACCTCCGTGCCGAGCTCAAGGGCATCAACGCGGTGCTGGCTTCCGAGGCGGAGCAGTGGAAGAAGGTTGGCGAGCAGGTCGGCAAGGTCCGCGACATGTTCGGGCCGAAGACGCCGCTCGGCAAGCGCCGCACCACCTTTGCCGACGCGCCCGAGCACGATCTCGCCGCGATCGAGGAGGCCTTTGTCGAGCGCGAGCCGGTGACCGTCGTCGTCTCCGACAAGGGCTGGATCCGTACCATGAAGGGCCATGTCGAGGATCTCTCGGGGCTCGCCTTCAAGCAGGACGACAAGCTCGGCTTCGCCTTCTTCGCCGAGACGACCTCCAAGCTCTTGCTGCTCGCCACCAACGGCAAGTTCTACACGCTCGACGTCGCCAAGCTGCCGGGCGGGCGCGGTCACGGCGAGCCGATCCGCCTGTTCATCGACCTCAAGCAGGAGGCGGCGCCGGTTGCGCTGTTCGTCAACAAGGGCGGACGCAAATTCCTGGTCGCCAGCCACGAGGGCCAGGGCTTCGTCGTCAACGAGGACGATTGCGTCGGCACCACCAAGAAGGGCAAGCAGGTCCTCAACGTCGACATGCCGAACGAGGCGCGCGCGATCACCGAAGTGGTCGGCGACACCGTCGCGGTGATCGGCGAGAACCGCAAGATGCTCATCTTCCCGCTCGACCAGGTGCCGGAAATGGCGCGCGGCCGCGGCGTGCGCCTGCAGAAGTACAAGGACGGCGGCCTCTCGGACGTGACCGTGTTCGAGGCCAAGGCCGGCCTGACCTGGAAGGATTCCGCGGGCCGCGAATTCTCCGCGACCATGAAGGAGCTCGCCGAGTGGCAGGGCACCCGCGCCGACGCCGGCCGCCTGCCGCCGAAGGGTTTCCCGAAGTCGAACAAGTTCGGCAAGGTGATCGGGTAG
- the recO gene encoding DNA repair protein RecO, whose product MEWTDEGIVLGVRRHGESSAIVELLTRAHGRHLGLVRGGASSRLRPLLQPGNSVSAVWRARLDEHLGTYTIEGLKLRAATLLGSSHGVYGVTHLASIARLLPERDPHEEIFALLEHALDDFEDIGGAAVHLIHFELAMLAELGFGLALENCAVTGETAELIYVSPKSGGAVSRSAGEPWRDRLLRLPPFLRQGETASDLTEQDLQDGFRLTGLFLLRHVLEPRGQGHSDARAGFINALIRQQARAAIPAP is encoded by the coding sequence ATGGAATGGACCGACGAAGGCATCGTGCTCGGGGTGCGGCGGCATGGCGAATCCAGCGCCATCGTCGAGCTGCTGACGCGCGCGCACGGAAGGCATCTCGGCCTCGTGCGCGGCGGCGCCAGCTCGCGGCTGCGGCCGCTGCTGCAGCCGGGGAACAGTGTCAGCGCGGTCTGGCGGGCGCGGCTCGACGAGCATCTCGGCACTTATACGATCGAAGGCCTGAAGCTGCGCGCGGCCACGTTGCTCGGATCGTCCCACGGCGTCTACGGCGTCACCCATCTCGCCTCGATCGCGCGACTGCTGCCGGAGCGCGATCCGCACGAGGAGATCTTTGCCCTGCTCGAGCATGCGCTCGACGATTTCGAGGACATCGGGGGGGCGGCCGTGCACCTCATCCATTTCGAGCTGGCAATGCTCGCCGAGCTCGGCTTCGGGCTGGCGCTGGAAAACTGTGCGGTGACCGGCGAGACCGCCGAGCTGATCTACGTCTCGCCGAAATCCGGCGGCGCGGTGTCGCGCAGCGCCGGCGAGCCCTGGCGTGACCGCCTGCTGCGCCTGCCGCCGTTCCTGCGCCAGGGCGAAACCGCCAGCGACCTGACCGAGCAGGACCTCCAGGACGGCTTTCGGCTCACCGGCCTGTTCCTGCTGCGTCACGTGCTGGAGCCGCGGGGGCAGGGCCATTCCGACGCACGCGCGGGCTTCATCAACGCCCTGATCCGGCAACAGGCACGGGCCGCGATTCCCGCGCCATGA
- the era gene encoding GTPase Era, protein MTAEASGEAPVATRCGFVALIGAPNVGKSTLVNALVGAKVTIVSRKVQTTRALIRGIVIENNAQIILVDTPGIFLPKRRLDRAMVSTAWSGAHDADLVCVLLDAKTGIDEEAEAILTKAASVNHEKILVINKVDLVQREKLLALAQAANERMKFARTFMIAAISGDGVDDLRRTLAEMVPPGPFLYPEDQMSDAPMRQLAAEITREKIYQKLHQELPYQSTVETDKWEERKDKSVRIEQTIFVERESQRKIVLGKGGATIKSIGADSRKELMQILDVPVHLFLFVKVRENWGDDPDRYREMGLDFPRE, encoded by the coding sequence ATGACGGCTGAAGCAAGCGGCGAGGCGCCCGTTGCGACGCGCTGCGGCTTCGTCGCGCTGATCGGCGCGCCGAACGTCGGCAAGTCCACGCTGGTCAATGCGCTGGTCGGCGCCAAGGTTACGATCGTCTCGCGCAAGGTGCAGACCACGCGCGCGCTGATCCGCGGCATCGTGATCGAGAACAACGCGCAGATCATCCTGGTCGACACGCCCGGCATCTTCCTGCCGAAGCGGCGGCTCGACCGCGCCATGGTCTCGACCGCCTGGAGCGGGGCGCATGACGCCGATCTCGTCTGCGTGCTGCTCGATGCCAAGACCGGCATCGACGAGGAGGCCGAGGCGATCCTCACCAAGGCTGCCAGCGTCAATCACGAGAAGATTTTGGTCATCAACAAGGTCGACCTGGTCCAGCGCGAGAAGCTGCTGGCGCTGGCGCAGGCCGCCAACGAGCGCATGAAGTTCGCGCGCACCTTCATGATCGCGGCGATCTCCGGCGACGGCGTCGATGATCTCCGCAGGACGCTCGCCGAGATGGTGCCGCCGGGTCCGTTCCTCTATCCGGAGGACCAGATGTCGGACGCGCCGATGCGGCAGCTGGCGGCCGAGATCACGCGCGAGAAGATCTATCAGAAGCTGCACCAGGAATTGCCCTACCAGTCCACGGTCGAGACCGATAAGTGGGAGGAGCGCAAGGACAAGTCGGTGCGCATCGAGCAGACGATCTTCGTCGAGCGCGAAAGTCAGCGCAAGATCGTGCTCGGCAAGGGCGGCGCCACCATCAAGTCGATCGGCGCGGACTCCCGGAAGGAGCTGATGCAGATCCTGGACGTGCCGGTGCATCTGTTCCTGTTCGTCAAGGTGCGCGAGAATTGGGGCGACGATCCCGATCGCTACCGCGAGATGGGTCTGGACTTTCCGAGAGAATAA
- the rnc gene encoding ribonuclease III — protein sequence MKDEAKDIPIQPAEAQAAPEGEAAAKTPAKKKRTRSRKAKGTDANAALEARIGHSFTDPNMLMQAITHVSALKSGRKRGDSYQRLEFLGDHVLGLVVSDMLYHAFPNADEGELSKRLAELVRKESCADVAKSLGLLDDIKLGSVGSSADARLRKSILGDICEAVIGAVFLDGGYAAASEFVRRNWTERMHKPRRPLRDPKTVLQEWAQGKGLPTPVYREVERTGPHHDPQFRVAVDLPGLAPAEGVGGSKRAAEKVAASVMIEREGVGGSNDG from the coding sequence ATGAAAGACGAAGCCAAGGACATCCCGATCCAACCGGCCGAGGCGCAAGCCGCTCCTGAGGGCGAAGCTGCAGCGAAGACGCCTGCCAAGAAGAAGCGGACACGCAGCCGCAAGGCCAAGGGCACCGATGCGAATGCGGCGCTCGAGGCGCGCATCGGCCACAGCTTCACCGATCCGAACATGCTGATGCAGGCGATCACGCATGTTTCGGCGTTGAAGTCCGGGCGCAAGCGCGGCGACAGCTACCAGCGCCTGGAATTCCTCGGCGACCACGTGCTCGGGCTCGTCGTCTCCGACATGCTCTATCACGCCTTCCCGAACGCCGACGAGGGCGAGCTCTCCAAGCGCCTTGCCGAGCTCGTGCGCAAGGAAAGCTGCGCCGACGTCGCCAAGTCGCTCGGCCTGCTCGACGACATCAAGCTCGGCTCGGTCGGCTCCAGCGCCGATGCCCGGCTGCGCAAATCGATCCTCGGCGACATCTGCGAGGCCGTGATCGGCGCCGTCTTTCTCGACGGGGGCTACGCAGCGGCGTCCGAGTTCGTCAGGCGCAACTGGACCGAGCGCATGCACAAGCCGCGCCGTCCCTTACGCGATCCCAAGACCGTGCTGCAGGAATGGGCGCAAGGCAAGGGACTGCCGACGCCGGTTTACCGCGAGGTCGAGCGCACCGGCCCGCATCACGATCCGCAGTTCCGCGTCGCCGTCGACCTGCCGGGCCTCGCGCCGGCCGAGGGCGTGGGCGGCAGCAAGCGCGCGGCAGAAAAGGTGGCAGCTTCGGTGATGATCGAACGCGAAGGCGTCGGCGGCAGCAATGACGGCTGA
- the lepB gene encoding signal peptidase I: MSVTSGTKTESGVGETIRVVIHALLIALVIRTFLFQPFNIPSGSMKATLLVGDYLFVSKYSYGYSHYSIPFSPPLFSGRIWGSDPDRGDIVVFRLPKDDSTDYIKRVIGLPGDRIQMRDGLLYINDTPVERQRMSEYIGEEPCGSEGGGISRVKRWKETLPNGVSYETLDCADNGYVDNTNVYTVPSGHFFMMGDNRDNSTDSRFLGQVGYVPKENLIGRAQMIFFSIAEGEHAWMFWRWPWAVRWNRFFKIVR, encoded by the coding sequence ATGAGCGTGACTTCGGGAACGAAAACTGAGAGCGGCGTCGGCGAAACGATCCGGGTCGTGATCCACGCTCTCCTGATCGCGCTGGTGATCCGAACCTTCCTGTTCCAACCCTTCAACATCCCGTCCGGCTCGATGAAGGCGACGCTGCTGGTCGGCGACTATCTGTTCGTCTCGAAATATTCCTACGGCTACAGCCATTATTCGATTCCGTTCTCGCCGCCGCTGTTCTCTGGGCGGATCTGGGGCTCGGACCCGGACCGCGGCGACATCGTCGTGTTTCGCCTGCCCAAGGACGATTCCACCGATTACATCAAGCGCGTGATCGGCCTGCCCGGCGACCGCATCCAGATGCGGGACGGGCTGCTCTACATCAACGACACGCCGGTCGAGCGGCAGCGGATGAGCGAATATATTGGCGAGGAGCCCTGCGGCTCGGAGGGCGGTGGCATCTCCCGGGTGAAGCGCTGGAAGGAAACGCTGCCGAACGGCGTGTCCTATGAGACGCTCGACTGCGCCGACAACGGCTACGTCGACAACACCAACGTCTACACCGTGCCGTCAGGCCATTTCTTCATGATGGGCGACAACCGCGACAACTCCACCGATAGCCGCTTTCTCGGCCAGGTCGGCTATGTGCCGAAGGAAAATCTGATCGGCCGCGCCCAGATGATCTTCTTCTCCATCGCCGAAGGCGAGCATGCCTGGATGTTCTGGCGCTGGCCGTGGGCAGTACGCTGGAATCGCTTCTTCAAAATCGTCCGATGA
- the acpS gene encoding holo-ACP synthase, translating into MIIGIGSDLIDITRVAKVIERHGERFLDRVFTAAERAKAERRAKNEKMVVATYAKRFAAKEACSKALGTGIRRGVWWRDMGVVNLPGGRPTMQLTGGALARLQALTPDGFEARIDVSITDDWPLAQAFVIISAVPLPKP; encoded by the coding sequence ATGATCATCGGCATCGGCTCCGACCTGATCGACATCACCCGCGTCGCCAAGGTGATCGAGCGCCATGGCGAGCGCTTCCTCGACCGCGTCTTCACCGCGGCGGAGCGGGCCAAGGCGGAGCGCCGCGCCAAGAACGAGAAGATGGTGGTGGCGACCTACGCCAAGCGCTTCGCCGCCAAGGAGGCCTGCTCCAAGGCGCTCGGCACCGGGATCCGGCGCGGCGTCTGGTGGCGCGACATGGGGGTGGTCAACCTGCCGGGCGGGCGGCCGACCATGCAGCTGACCGGCGGCGCCCTGGCCCGGCTCCAGGCCCTGACGCCTGATGGCTTCGAGGCCCGGATCGACGTGTCGATCACCGACGACTGGCCGCTGGCGCAGGCCTTCGTCATCATTTCCGCCGTGCCGCTGCCGAAACCCTGA
- a CDS encoding pyridoxine 5'-phosphate synthase — protein sequence MPASKLRLGVNIDHVATVRNARGGRHPDPVRAALLAIEAGADGITAHLREDRRHIRDEDMARLKAEISKPLNFEMAATDDMMRISLATRPHAVCLVPERRQEVTTEGGLDVVGQRNALAPNIARLSDAGIRVSLFIAADPAQIEMAAQLRAPVIEIHTGAWCDAMVDGRSAKAEAEWHRIVAGVKLAKAAGLEVHAGHGLDYATAETIAALPEIMELNIGYYMIGEALFVGLAETVRRMRAAMDRGRSRA from the coding sequence ATGCCCGCTTCGAAGCTTCGCCTCGGTGTCAATATCGATCACGTCGCAACCGTGCGCAACGCGCGCGGCGGCCGCCATCCCGATCCGGTGCGGGCGGCGCTGCTGGCGATTGAGGCCGGCGCCGACGGCATCACCGCCCATTTGCGCGAGGACCGCCGGCACATCCGCGACGAGGACATGGCGCGGCTGAAGGCCGAGATCTCCAAGCCGCTCAATTTCGAGATGGCGGCGACCGACGACATGATGCGCATCTCGCTCGCGACCAGGCCGCATGCGGTGTGCCTGGTGCCGGAGCGCCGGCAGGAGGTGACCACCGAAGGCGGGCTGGATGTGGTCGGCCAGCGCAACGCGCTCGCGCCCAATATCGCGCGGCTGAGCGATGCCGGCATCCGGGTCTCGCTGTTCATCGCCGCCGATCCCGCCCAGATCGAGATGGCGGCGCAGCTGCGCGCGCCCGTGATCGAGATCCACACCGGCGCCTGGTGCGACGCAATGGTCGACGGCCGCAGCGCCAAGGCCGAGGCCGAATGGCATCGGATCGTGGCGGGCGTGAAGCTGGCCAAGGCCGCAGGGCTCGAGGTCCACGCCGGGCACGGGCTCGACTACGCGACCGCGGAGACGATCGCGGCCCTGCCTGAGATCATGGAGCTCAACATCGGCTATTACATGATCGGCGAAGCGCTGTTCGTGGGGCTGGCCGAGACGGTGCGCCGCATGCGCGCGGCCATGGACCGCGGCCGGAGCCGGGCATGA
- a CDS encoding bifunctional (p)ppGpp synthetase/guanosine-3',5'-bis(diphosphate) 3'-pyrophosphohydrolase, producing the protein MVYRRRRSTQMQAATESVAVAPTAPVARPAKPRARMMRQYDLVERVRSYNPNTNEDLLNRAYVYAMKAHGSQTRASGDPYFSHPLEVAAILTDLKLDDATIVAALLHDTIEDTEATRAEIDQIFGPEIGALVEGLTKLKRLELVSREAKQAENLRKLLLAIADDVRVLLVKLADRLHNMRTLDFVPTESRRRIAEETLDIYAPLAGRMGMQEMREELEDLSFRTLDPEAYSVVMQRLDALAERNRNLIGEIEDQLSNNLRHRGLGARVYGRRKKPFSIWTKMERKSVGFEQLSDIFGFRLVVNDIESCYRALGIVHTTWPVVPGRFKDYISTPKQNDYRSIHTTVIGPGNQRVELQIRTEAMDQIAERGIAAHVFYKEGVGSPTEFLKRESTAFAWLRHTIGILSESANPEEFLEHTKLELFHDQVFCFTPKGKLIALPRHANVIDFAYAVHTDVGNSAVGCKINGQFAPLSSELQNGDEVEVLTSEAQSAPPSAWETLAITGKARAAIRRATRTAVRDQYAGLGRRIVERLFERAKIEYADDKLKGALPRLARTSIEDVMAAVGRGEIKASHVARAMYPDYKEERIARYGVKKGLAAKLKEKSSEQPRSPVAIPIRGINSDLPIKFAPNGGAVPGDRIVGIVTPGEGITIYPIQAPALKDFEEEPERWLDVRWDIEDSAPQRFPARIKVENVNEPGALAQIATVIAEHDGNIDNISMQRRSPDFTETTIDLEVYDLKHLSAILAQLRAKAVVAKVERVNG; encoded by the coding sequence ATGGTATATCGGCGCCGCAGATCCACGCAGATGCAGGCCGCAACCGAATCGGTTGCCGTGGCCCCGACTGCGCCGGTCGCGCGCCCGGCCAAGCCGCGCGCGCGCATGATGCGTCAATATGACCTCGTCGAGCGCGTCAGGTCCTACAATCCCAACACCAACGAAGACCTGCTGAATCGCGCCTATGTCTACGCCATGAAGGCGCATGGTTCGCAGACCCGCGCCTCGGGCGATCCGTATTTCTCGCACCCGCTCGAAGTCGCGGCGATTCTCACCGACCTGAAGCTCGACGACGCCACCATCGTGGCGGCGCTGCTCCACGACACGATCGAGGACACCGAGGCGACGCGGGCCGAGATCGACCAGATTTTCGGGCCGGAGATCGGCGCGCTGGTCGAGGGCCTGACCAAGCTGAAGCGGCTCGAGCTGGTGTCGCGGGAGGCCAAGCAGGCCGAGAATCTGCGCAAATTGCTGCTGGCCATTGCCGATGATGTCCGCGTGCTTCTGGTCAAGCTCGCCGACCGTCTGCACAACATGCGCACGCTGGATTTCGTGCCGACGGAATCGCGAAGGCGCATCGCCGAGGAGACGCTCGACATCTATGCGCCGCTCGCGGGGCGCATGGGCATGCAGGAAATGCGCGAGGAGCTGGAGGATCTGTCCTTCCGCACCCTCGATCCCGAAGCCTATTCGGTGGTGATGCAGCGCCTCGACGCGCTCGCCGAACGCAACCGCAACCTGATCGGCGAGATCGAGGACCAGCTCTCCAACAATCTGCGCCACAGGGGCCTGGGGGCGCGGGTCTACGGCCGCCGCAAGAAGCCGTTCTCGATCTGGACCAAGATGGAGCGCAAGTCGGTCGGCTTCGAGCAATTGTCCGACATCTTCGGCTTCCGCCTCGTCGTCAACGACATCGAGTCCTGCTATCGCGCGCTCGGCATCGTCCACACCACCTGGCCGGTCGTGCCGGGGCGCTTCAAGGACTACATCTCGACACCGAAGCAGAACGACTATCGCTCGATCCACACCACGGTGATCGGGCCCGGCAACCAGCGCGTCGAGCTGCAGATCCGCACCGAGGCGATGGACCAGATCGCCGAGCGCGGCATTGCCGCGCACGTCTTCTACAAGGAAGGCGTGGGGTCGCCGACCGAATTCCTCAAGCGCGAGTCCACCGCGTTCGCCTGGCTGCGCCACACCATCGGCATCCTCTCGGAGAGCGCCAATCCGGAGGAATTCCTCGAGCATACCAAGCTCGAGCTGTTCCACGACCAGGTGTTCTGCTTCACCCCGAAGGGCAAGCTGATCGCGCTGCCGCGCCACGCCAACGTGATCGACTTCGCCTATGCCGTGCATACCGACGTCGGCAACAGCGCGGTCGGCTGCAAGATCAACGGTCAGTTCGCGCCGCTGTCCTCGGAGCTGCAGAACGGCGACGAGGTCGAGGTGCTGACCTCGGAGGCGCAATCGGCGCCGCCATCGGCCTGGGAGACGCTCGCGATCACCGGCAAGGCGCGTGCCGCGATCCGCCGCGCCACGCGAACCGCGGTGCGCGATCAATATGCCGGTCTTGGCCGGCGCATCGTCGAGCGCCTGTTCGAGCGCGCCAAGATCGAATATGCCGACGATAAGCTGAAGGGCGCACTGCCGCGGCTCGCGCGGACCTCGATCGAGGACGTGATGGCGGCCGTGGGGCGCGGCGAGATCAAGGCCTCCCACGTCGCACGTGCGATGTACCCCGACTACAAGGAGGAGCGCATCGCGCGCTACGGCGTCAAGAAGGGGCTTGCCGCCAAGCTCAAGGAGAAGTCCTCGGAGCAGCCGCGCAGCCCGGTCGCGATTCCGATCCGCGGCATCAATTCCGATCTGCCGATCAAGTTCGCGCCGAACGGCGGCGCGGTGCCGGGCGATCGCATCGTCGGCATCGTCACGCCGGGCGAGGGCATCACGATCTACCCGATCCAGGCGCCGGCCCTGAAGGATTTCGAGGAGGAGCCGGAGCGCTGGCTCGACGTCCGCTGGGACATCGAGGATTCTGCGCCGCAGCGCTTCCCGGCGCGCATCAAGGTCGAGAACGTCAACGAGCCCGGCGCGCTGGCGCAGATCGCGACCGTGATCGCCGAGCACGACGGCAACATCGACAACATCAGCATGCAGCGCCGCTCACCGGACTTCACGGAAACGACGATCGATCTCGAAGTCTACGATCTGAAGCATTTGAGCGCGATCCTGGCCCAGCTGCGCGCCAAGGCGGTCGTCGCCAAAGTCGAACGTGTTAATGGCTAG
- the rpoZ gene encoding DNA-directed RNA polymerase subunit omega, with amino-acid sequence MARVTVEDCIDKVDNRFDLVLLAAHRARMISSGSQLTVDRDNDKNPVVSLREIADTTISPEDLREELVHSLQKFVEVDEPEPDTVPLIGSAGASVDADDTEVAVERMTEEELLKGLEGLAPPEEQPEEDE; translated from the coding sequence ATGGCTCGCGTCACCGTAGAAGATTGTATCGACAAGGTCGACAACCGGTTTGACCTGGTCCTGCTGGCCGCCCACCGTGCCCGCATGATCTCGTCCGGTTCACAACTAACGGTTGACCGCGATAACGACAAGAACCCTGTTGTGTCTTTGCGCGAAATTGCGGACACGACCATTTCGCCGGAGGACCTGCGCGAGGAGCTGGTGCACTCGCTGCAGAAGTTCGTCGAGGTCGACGAGCCCGAGCCGGATACGGTGCCGCTGATCGGTTCCGCGGGTGCGAGCGTCGATGCGGACGATACCGAAGTCGCCGTCGAGCGCATGACCGAAGAGGAGCTCCTGAAGGGTCTCGAAGGCCTTGCGCCGCCCGAGGAGCAGCCCGAGGAGGACGAGTAA
- a CDS encoding NYN domain-containing protein: MSPSPTNKIALFIDGANLYATAKTLGFDIDYKRLLKEFQGRGTLLRAFYYTAIIEDQEYSSIRPLIDWLDYNGYTVVTKATKEFIDASGRRKVKGNMDIELAVDAMELAEHIDQMVLFSGDGDFRSLVEAVQRRGVRVTVISTIASQPPMIADELRRQADVFTDLVELQSKLGRDPSERPAPRDRGEREARHHAPQFLQRATTMAPRGDDDFEE; the protein is encoded by the coding sequence ATGTCACCTTCTCCTACCAACAAGATCGCGCTCTTCATCGACGGGGCCAATCTCTACGCGACGGCGAAAACTCTGGGCTTCGACATCGACTACAAGCGCCTGCTGAAGGAGTTTCAGGGCCGCGGGACGCTGCTCCGGGCGTTCTACTACACCGCCATCATCGAGGATCAGGAATATTCCTCGATCCGCCCGCTGATCGACTGGCTGGACTACAACGGCTACACCGTCGTCACCAAGGCGACCAAGGAGTTCATCGACGCCTCCGGCCGCCGCAAGGTCAAGGGCAACATGGACATCGAGCTCGCCGTGGATGCCATGGAGCTCGCCGAGCACATCGACCAGATGGTGCTGTTCTCCGGCGACGGCGACTTCCGCTCCCTGGTCGAGGCCGTGCAGCGCCGCGGCGTGCGGGTCACGGTGATCTCGACCATCGCCAGCCAGCCGCCGATGATCGCCGACGAGCTGCGCCGCCAGGCCGACGTCTTCACCGACCTCGTCGAGCTGCAGTCCAAGCTCGGCCGTGATCCGTCCGAACGCCCCGCCCCGCGCGACCGCGGCGAGCGCGAGGCCCGCCACCACGCCCCGCAATTCCTCCAGCGCGCAACCACGATGGCGCCGAGGGGCGATGACGACTTCGAGGAGTGA